A genomic stretch from Helianthus annuus cultivar XRQ/B chromosome 1, HanXRQr2.0-SUNRISE, whole genome shotgun sequence includes:
- the LOC118491058 gene encoding uncharacterized protein LOC118491058, whose amino-acid sequence MTFKQDEGESLHAAWERLKDLLIDVPHHGLSKRQLVLNFYQGLNYDSQERLDVYAGGDLGTKTPTEAYAIIEKATLKSSSRHSGVRNKASSIPGVHQVDTYTALAAQIGALAARFDQAQNVSQVQSSCELCGVSHEPGTCEQGVMFTGHEEVDYLGNQIRPQNNPYSNTYNPGWRNHPNFGWKANSNNQNPLGYAQRAPAPQQSQGQSFQPNGQSFQPSGQTFQPRYNNLGSGSTSQPQTSQTNSKLEEMMAQLLNNSNNANQMSEKRYKQHEERFMAQEGEMRSQKASIQTIKNQVGQLAKMLSERPQGSLPGNTEQNPRGHVNAVMTRSGKTTGPDKLDSPPITDTV is encoded by the coding sequence ATGACATTCAAACAGGACGAAGGAGAATCTCTACACGCAGCTTGGGAGAGGCTCAAAGATCTTCTGATCGATGTTCCACATCATGGGTTGTCCAAAAGGCAACTTGTGTTGAACTTCTACCAAGGACTCAACTACGATTCACAAGAACGTTTAGATGTATATGCAGGAGGCGATCTTGGAACAAAAACACCCACTGAAGCCTACGCAATCATAGAGAAAGCTACCTTGAAGTCAAGTTCTCGTCACAGTGGAGTGCGAAACAAAGCATCATCTATTCCTGGAGTTCATCAAGTGGATACGTATACGGCTCTAGCAGCACAAATTGGAGCTTTGGCAGCAAGATTTGATCAAGCTCAGAACGTTTCGCAGGTACAATCATCATGTGAGCTAtgtggagtgtcacacgagccagGTACATGTGAGCAAGGTGTTATGTTTACAGGCCACGAAGAGGTGGACTATTTGGGCAATCAAATTAGGCCCCAAAATAACCCCTATAGCAACACGTACAATCCGGGTTGGAGGAATCATCCAAACTTTGGGTGGAAAGCTAATTCCAATAACCAAAACCCACTCGGATATGCTCAGCGCGCTCCCGCACCACAACAGTCTCAGGGGCAATCCTTTCAGCCCAATGGGCAATCTTTTCAGCCATCAGGGCAAACTTTTCAACCACGTTACAATAATTTAGGTTCAGGAAGCACTTCCCAGCCTCAAACCTCTCAAACCAACTCAAAACTAGAAGAGATGATGGCGCAGCTGTTAAACAACTCCAACAATGCCAATCAAATGTCTGAAAAGCGATACAAGCAGCATGAGGAGCGTTTTATGGCTCAGGAAGGGGAGATGCGGAGCCAGAAGGCTTCAATTCAAACCATTAAGAATCAAGTCGGCCAATTGGCCAaaatgttgtctgaaagaccACAAGGTAGTCTTCCAGGTAACACTGAACAAAACCCAAGAGGGCACGTTAATGCAGTAATGACGAGGAGTGGTAAAACCACGGGACCCGACAAATTGGACTCACCACCGATCACTGATACGGTCTAA